The Flavobacterium jumunjinense genome includes a region encoding these proteins:
- a CDS encoding serine hydrolase domain-containing protein, with amino-acid sequence MKKLLLLSFLYFGITVSAQVEPRLQRIDSLLSHLEKNNKFMGSLAIQEGNKIVFSKAYGYSDTKSRTKANSETKYKIGSITKTFTAVIIMQLVEEKKLSLATKLTSYFPNVKNADKITIDHLLHQRTGIPDYINQDSITKAELNAPDLKEAIYTKISNYESNFEPNSKYAYSNSNYYLLGGIIEQITKKSFAENIEKRIVSKIGLKNTFYPSNGVQISNNESYSFLFNDNQWKKTEEWKNEIAYSAGALVSTPSDLTKFIYALFDGKLIKQSSLEAMKTLKDSYGKALIQFPFGERRFYGHTGGIESFRSNIGYYPTEKISISLIVNGDNYNTNDIMIGILSIYYKIPFPFPNFKKIDKALISKHIGTYSSNDIALKLTIFEKEGDFFAQATGQSAFPLTFKDEKTFIYSPAGIQIVFQEKSLILHQGGAKFNFTKE; translated from the coding sequence ATGAAAAAACTTCTTTTACTTTCATTCCTTTATTTTGGAATTACAGTTTCTGCTCAAGTAGAACCAAGACTACAAAGAATTGATAGCCTTTTAAGTCATTTAGAAAAAAACAATAAATTCATGGGGTCGTTGGCGATTCAAGAAGGAAACAAAATTGTCTTTTCTAAAGCCTATGGTTATAGCGACACGAAGAGCAGGACTAAAGCAAATAGTGAAACCAAATATAAAATTGGATCTATTACAAAAACATTTACTGCGGTAATAATTATGCAGCTTGTAGAAGAAAAGAAATTGTCGTTAGCCACTAAACTAACTTCTTATTTTCCTAATGTAAAGAATGCAGACAAAATAACTATAGACCATTTATTACACCAAAGAACTGGTATTCCTGATTATATCAACCAGGATTCTATTACAAAAGCAGAATTGAATGCTCCAGATTTGAAAGAAGCTATTTATACTAAAATAAGCAATTATGAATCTAATTTTGAACCAAATTCAAAATATGCGTATAGTAATTCTAATTATTATCTCCTTGGTGGAATTATTGAACAAATCACTAAAAAATCTTTTGCTGAAAATATAGAAAAAAGAATTGTTTCAAAAATTGGATTGAAAAACACGTTTTATCCTTCAAATGGGGTACAGATTTCTAATAACGAAAGCTATTCTTTTCTTTTTAATGATAACCAATGGAAAAAAACGGAAGAATGGAAAAACGAGATTGCATATTCTGCTGGTGCGTTAGTTTCTACTCCCTCTGATTTAACAAAATTTATCTATGCCTTATTTGATGGAAAGCTAATTAAGCAAAGCTCTCTAGAAGCTATGAAAACACTAAAAGACAGCTATGGTAAAGCTTTGATTCAATTTCCGTTTGGAGAAAGACGGTTTTATGGACATACTGGAGGAATAGAGAGTTTCAGATCTAACATAGGCTATTATCCGACAGAAAAAATTAGTATTTCTCTTATTGTTAATGGCGATAACTACAATACAAACGACATTATGATTGGTATTTTAAGTATTTATTATAAAATTCCTTTTCCTTTTCCAAATTTCAAAAAAATAGATAAAGCATTAATTTCTAAACACATTGGAACCTATTCTTCCAATGACATTGCTTTAAAATTAACTATTTTTGAAAAAGAAGGTGATTTTTTCGCGCAAGCAACAGGACAAAGTGCATTTCCACTAACTTTTAAAGACGAGAAAACTTTTATATATTCTCCTGCTGGAATTCAAATCGTCTTTCAAGAAAAAAGTCTAATTTTGCATCAAGGTGGGGCAAAATTTAACTTTACTAAGGAATAA